Proteins from a single region of Thunnus maccoyii chromosome 23, fThuMac1.1, whole genome shotgun sequence:
- the gpr85 gene encoding probable G protein-coupled receptor 85, translating into MIPPPSMANYSHAGDHTILQNVSPLATFLKLTSLGFIIGVGVVGNLLISILLVKDKSLHRAPYYFLLDLCASDILRSAICFPFVFTSVKNGSAWTYGTLTCKVIAFLGVLSCFHTAFMLFCVSVTRYLAIAHHRFYTKRLTFWTCLAVICMVWTLSVAMAFPPVLDVGTYSFIREEDQCTFQHRSFRANDSLGFMLLLALILLATQLVYLKLIFFVHDRRKMKPVQFVPAVSQNWTFHGPGASGQAAANWLAGFGRGPTPPTLLGIRQNSNAAGRRRLLVLDEFKTEKRISRMFYIMTFFFLALWGPYLVACYWRVFARGPVVPGGYLTAAVWMSFAQAGVNPFICIFSNRELRRCFSTTLLYCRKSRLPREPYCVI; encoded by the coding sequence ATGATCCCTCCTCCATCTATGGCGAACTATAGCCATGCAGGGGACCACACCATCTTGCAGAATGTCTCTCCTCTCGCCACGTTCCTCAAACTGACCTCTCTGGGTTTCATCATTGGAGTCGGTGTGGTTGGAAACCTCCTGATCTccatcctgctggtcaaagaCAAGAGCCTGCACCGAGCACCCTACTATTTCCTGCTGGACCTGTGCGCCTCCGATATCCTTCGCTCTGCCATCTGTTTCCCCTTTGTCTTCACCTCGGTCAAGAATGGATCTGCCTGGACCTATGGCACGCTGACCTGCAAAGTGATCGCCTTCCTGGGTGTGCTCTCCTGTTTCCACACGGCGTTCATGCTATTCTGCGTGAGCGTCACCCGCTACCTGGCCATTGCACATCACCGTTTCTACACCAAGAGGCTGACCTTCTGGACCTGTCTGGCTGTCATCTGCATGGTGTGGACGTTGTCAGTGGCTATGGCGTTCCCGCCAGTGCTAGACGTAGGGACATACTCTTTTATCCGGGAGGAGGACCAGTGCACATTCCAGCACCGCTCCTTTAGGGCGAATGATTCACTGGGCTTCATGCTCCTGCTGGCGCTCATTCTCCTGGCCACACAGCTGGTTTACCTCAAGCTCATCTTCTTCGTCCATGACCGTCGAAAGATGAAGCCTGTCCAGTTCGTGCCTGCTGTCAGCCAGAACTGGACCTTCCACGGGCCAGGCGCCAGCGGGCAGGCGGCGGCCAACTGGCTGGCTGGATTTGGTAGAGGCCCCACCCCGCCTACTTTGCTGGGCATCCGGCAGAACAGCAACGCAGCGGGCCGCAGGCGTCTACTGGTATTGGATGAATTCAAAACAGAGAAGAGGATTAGTAGGATGTTCTACATCATGACGTTTTTCTTCCTGGCACTGTGGGGGCCCTATCTGGTAGCCTGCTACTGGCGGGTGTTTGCAAGGGGCCCTGTAGTCCCTGGGGGCTACCTGACGGCAGCTGTGTGGATGAGCTTTGCCCAGGCTGGGGTCAATCCTTTCATCTGCATCTTCTCCAACAGGGAGCTCCGGCGCTGCTTCAGCACCACACTCCTCTACTGCAGAAAATCCAGGTTACCAAGGGAACCCTACTGCGTTATATGA
- the LOC121890507 gene encoding small integral membrane protein 30-like, with amino-acid sequence MAPVLELPHAAAIIGLILFSMIQPAEAYDAGDALALLLGTVLTVVGFCACLGWYARKRNGQL; translated from the coding sequence ATGGCACCCGTACTCGAACTTCCACACGCTGCAGCGATCATCGGGCTGATATTGTTCTCTATGATCCAACCTGCGGAGGCTTACGACGCGGGCGACGCTTTAGCCCTGCTGCTGGGCACCGTCCTCACGGTGGTGGGTTTCTGCGCCTGCCTGGGCTGGTACGCACGGAAGCGGAACGGACAGCTGTGA